Proteins from one Comamonas flocculans genomic window:
- a CDS encoding DUF1330 domain-containing protein produces the protein MSDAYLVGHVSVKDAQKWAEYRSKVPATLAPWGAELLFRGERAATYSGALAHPEIVVIRFPDTDAIERWFHSDAYQALLPVREQAAEVLLLSYRS, from the coding sequence ATGTCAGATGCCTATCTCGTCGGCCACGTCAGCGTCAAGGACGCACAAAAGTGGGCCGAATACCGCAGCAAGGTGCCCGCCACGCTCGCACCCTGGGGCGCCGAGCTGCTGTTTCGCGGTGAACGCGCAGCCACCTATTCGGGCGCGCTGGCGCACCCCGAGATCGTCGTGATCCGCTTTCCGGACACCGACGCGATAGAGCGCTGGTTCCACTCCGACGCCTACCAGGCGCTGCTGCCCGTGCGCGAGCAGGCGGCCGAAGTGCTGCTGCTGTCCTACCGCAGCTGA
- a CDS encoding sensor histidine kinase translates to MSTPLVDWRDALRHGLQVLAFCCVVAVFTTAIWAGSSYGTQLVHSAAIGLVIWAVIEFGRLLVPAHLCHRDPEGRGHGWPKGWRGVVLTAVGITAGYFGGNGLARALLGEAGGTQRGDFTLGLLVTIAAGAVASFYFFTHGKQAALQAGMAAAERDAAEARLKLLEAQLEPHMLFNTLANLRVLVGSDPARAQRMLDHLIAYLRATLGASRATLHPLADEFARLKDYLELMAVRMGPRLRYELDFDPALAVVPVPPLLLQPLVENAIRHGLEPEVRGGDIRVSARTQMAGDVTMLALQVRNSGRPLAPGAAAGDAGGGRAFGLAQVRERLQTLYGPRSTLELVADGAGYTCANIVFPLDFSAP, encoded by the coding sequence GTGAGCACGCCGCTCGTGGACTGGCGCGACGCGCTGCGCCACGGCCTGCAGGTGCTGGCCTTCTGCTGCGTCGTCGCGGTGTTCACCACGGCCATCTGGGCAGGCAGCAGCTATGGCACGCAGCTCGTGCATTCGGCGGCCATAGGGCTGGTGATCTGGGCGGTGATCGAGTTCGGCCGCCTGCTCGTGCCCGCGCACCTGTGCCACCGCGACCCCGAGGGCCGTGGCCACGGCTGGCCCAAGGGCTGGCGTGGCGTGGTGCTGACGGCCGTCGGCATCACCGCGGGCTATTTCGGTGGCAATGGCCTGGCGCGCGCGTTGCTGGGCGAGGCCGGCGGCACGCAGCGGGGCGACTTCACCCTGGGCCTGCTGGTCACCATCGCGGCCGGCGCAGTGGCCAGCTTCTACTTCTTCACGCACGGCAAGCAAGCCGCGCTGCAGGCCGGCATGGCCGCCGCCGAGCGCGACGCGGCCGAGGCGCGGCTGAAGCTGCTCGAGGCGCAGCTCGAGCCGCACATGCTGTTCAACACCCTGGCCAATCTGCGCGTGCTGGTGGGCAGCGACCCGGCGCGCGCCCAGCGCATGCTCGACCATCTGATCGCCTACCTGCGCGCGACGCTCGGAGCCTCGCGTGCCACGCTGCACCCGCTGGCCGACGAGTTCGCGCGCCTGAAGGACTATCTGGAGCTGATGGCCGTGCGCATGGGGCCGCGCCTGCGCTATGAACTGGACTTTGATCCGGCGCTGGCCGTTGTGCCGGTGCCGCCCCTGCTGCTGCAGCCCCTGGTGGAAAACGCCATCCGCCACGGCCTGGAACCCGAGGTGCGGGGCGGGGACATCCGGGTGAGCGCCCGCACGCAGATGGCAGGCGACGTGACCATGCTGGCGCTGCAGGTACGCAACAGCGGCAGGCCGCTGGCCCCTGGTGCGGCGGCGGGCGATGCAGGCGGCGGGCGCGCCTTTGGCCTGGCGCAGGTGCGCGAGCGCCTGCAGACGCTCTACGGACCACGGTCTACTCTTGAATTGGTAGCTGATGGCGCAGGCTACACCTGCGCAAACATCGTATTTCCCTTGGATTTTTCCGCGCCATGA
- a CDS encoding glutathione S-transferase family protein translates to MITVHHLNASRSLRILWLLEELGQPYEIVRYQRDPKTLLAPPELRRIHPLGKSPVVQIDGETLAESGAIIETLVERFGAQQLAPPRGTPDFARYRYWLHYAEGSAMPPLLLKLVFERVAAAPMPFFAKPIARSIVSQVMRGFVGPQLKLHLGYMESELAQRDWFAGDAFSAADVQLSYPLMAARQRAGLSEAAHPRLSDWLARIEARPALQRARTRERP, encoded by the coding sequence ATGATCACCGTCCACCACCTGAACGCCTCGCGCTCGCTGCGCATCCTGTGGCTGTTGGAAGAACTGGGGCAGCCCTACGAGATCGTGCGCTACCAGCGCGACCCCAAAACCCTGCTGGCGCCGCCCGAGCTCAGGCGCATCCACCCGCTGGGCAAGTCCCCGGTGGTGCAGATCGACGGCGAGACGCTGGCCGAATCGGGCGCGATCATCGAGACCCTGGTCGAGCGCTTCGGCGCGCAGCAGCTTGCGCCGCCGCGCGGCACGCCCGACTTTGCGCGCTACCGCTACTGGCTGCATTACGCGGAGGGCTCGGCCATGCCGCCGCTGCTGCTCAAGCTGGTGTTCGAGCGCGTCGCCGCCGCGCCCATGCCCTTCTTCGCCAAGCCGATCGCACGCAGCATCGTAAGCCAGGTCATGAGGGGCTTCGTCGGCCCGCAGCTCAAGCTGCACCTGGGCTACATGGAGAGTGAATTGGCGCAGCGCGACTGGTTCGCGGGCGACGCCTTCAGCGCGGCGGACGTGCAGCTGAGCTACCCCTTGATGGCCGCGCGCCAGCGCGCCGGCCTGAGCGAGGCCGCGCACCCGCGCCTGAGCGACTGGCTTGCGCGCATCGAGGCGCGCCCGGCCTTGCAGCGTGCGCGAACCAGGGAGCGCCCATGA
- a CDS encoding DUF6622 family protein encodes MLLTQLLSQHPEAITDIVRGTPAWVGALLAGLLWLGFSATREREVAIPRLVLLPLAMTGLALWGVQSAFGASGHLAALLGLWAVCAALVLLAASRLAPPAGTRWNPETRSFTLPGNWVSMVLILVVFLMKYGIGVQLAMEPPLAQHLGFALTVVALYGLLTGFFSARALSVLRLARGGAAALAAPQC; translated from the coding sequence ATGCTGCTCACCCAACTGCTCTCTCAGCACCCCGAAGCCATCACCGACATCGTGCGCGGCACGCCCGCCTGGGTCGGGGCGCTGCTGGCCGGCCTGCTCTGGCTCGGTTTTTCCGCCACGCGCGAACGCGAAGTTGCCATCCCGCGTCTGGTCCTGCTGCCCCTTGCCATGACGGGCCTGGCCCTGTGGGGCGTGCAATCGGCCTTCGGCGCGAGCGGCCATCTGGCCGCGCTGCTCGGCCTGTGGGCGGTCTGCGCGGCCCTCGTGCTGCTGGCCGCCAGCCGGCTCGCGCCGCCCGCGGGCACGCGCTGGAATCCCGAGACACGCAGCTTCACCCTGCCCGGCAACTGGGTCAGCATGGTGCTGATCCTGGTCGTCTTCCTGATGAAGTACGGCATAGGCGTGCAGCTGGCGATGGAGCCGCCGCTCGCGCAGCACCTGGGTTTCGCGCTGACCGTGGTCGCGCTCTATGGTCTGCTGACGGGTTTCTTCTCGGCCCGGGCGCTGAGCGTGCTGCGGCTGGCCCGCGGCGGGGCCGCGGCCCTGGCCGCCCCGCAGTGCTGA
- a CDS encoding monooxygenase family protein, translated as MTSDTRRRTVDLRAYPDLVVIVLGMQVRAFAGLKTLLGFGPKIARSVAEQPEGLLLHESFVFSLFPPHVGMRQYWRDFDALQAWTRSDPHRRWWRDFLRDSGGTGFWHESYLMRGGMEAVYVDMQREVGFLRFAPQQPAQGSMFSARGRARAARAAEPRP; from the coding sequence ATGACGTCGGACACCCGGCGCCGCACCGTCGATCTGCGCGCCTACCCGGATTTGGTGGTGATCGTGCTGGGCATGCAGGTCCGGGCATTTGCCGGCTTGAAAACCCTGCTCGGTTTTGGCCCCAAGATCGCCCGCTCGGTGGCCGAGCAGCCCGAGGGGCTGCTGCTGCACGAGAGCTTCGTGTTCTCGCTGTTCCCGCCGCACGTGGGCATGCGCCAGTACTGGCGCGACTTCGACGCGCTGCAGGCCTGGACGCGCTCCGACCCGCACCGCCGCTGGTGGCGGGATTTCCTGCGCGATTCGGGCGGCACCGGTTTCTGGCACGAAAGCTACCTCATGCGCGGCGGCATGGAGGCGGTGTACGTCGACATGCAGCGCGAGGTCGGCTTCCTGCGCTTTGCGCCGCAGCAGCCGGCGCAAGGGTCCATGTTCTCGGCGCGTGGCCGGGCACGGGCCGCGCGGGCGGCGGAGCCGCGCCCGTGA
- the ylqF gene encoding ribosome biogenesis GTPase YlqF — protein sequence MAIQWFPGHMHLTRQAIAERVKSIDVVIELLDARLPGSSSNPLLAELAGHRPTLKVLNKQDLADPARTQAWLAWYGAQADTRSMALDASERAPARRLIDGCRELAPLRRGMARPMRVLIVGVPNVGKSTLINTLARKAQARTGDEAGVTRQEQRIVLDDDFYLWDTPGMLWPRIIVPESGMRLAASGAVGRNAYDEQEVALDLLAYLKIHYPDRLLARYQIAQAALEIVELHDDELLEQIARRRGALMAGGRLDWQKAAEIVLTDFRCAAMGRLTLETPEEYAVWLAAGQARDAERQQRREERRRQRSGQGRGRAPG from the coding sequence ATGGCCATCCAGTGGTTCCCCGGTCACATGCACCTGACGCGCCAGGCGATTGCCGAGCGCGTGAAAAGCATCGACGTGGTCATCGAGCTGCTTGACGCGCGCCTGCCGGGCTCCAGCAGCAACCCGCTGCTGGCCGAGCTGGCCGGGCACAGGCCCACGCTCAAGGTGCTCAACAAGCAGGACCTGGCCGACCCGGCGCGCACCCAGGCCTGGCTCGCCTGGTACGGCGCGCAGGCGGATACGCGCTCGATGGCGCTGGATGCGTCCGAGCGCGCGCCCGCGCGGCGGCTGATCGATGGCTGCCGCGAGCTTGCGCCGCTGCGCCGGGGCATGGCGCGGCCGATGCGCGTGCTGATCGTGGGTGTGCCCAACGTGGGCAAGTCCACGCTGATCAACACGCTGGCGCGCAAGGCCCAGGCCAGGACCGGCGACGAGGCGGGCGTCACCCGGCAGGAGCAGCGCATCGTGCTCGACGACGACTTCTACCTCTGGGACACGCCGGGCATGCTCTGGCCGCGCATCATCGTGCCCGAGAGCGGCATGCGCCTGGCCGCCAGCGGCGCCGTGGGGCGCAACGCCTACGACGAGCAGGAGGTGGCGCTGGACCTGCTGGCCTATCTGAAGATTCACTATCCGGATCGGCTCCTGGCCCGCTACCAGATTGCGCAAGCAGCTCTTGAAATCGTAGAACTGCACGACGATGAATTGCTGGAGCAGATTGCGCGGCGCCGGGGCGCACTGATGGCTGGCGGCAGGCTCGACTGGCAAAAGGCCGCGGAGATCGTGCTGACCGACTTTCGCTGCGCGGCCATGGGCCGGCTGACCCTGGAGACACCCGAGGAATATGCCGTGTGGCTCGCCGCCGGCCAGGCCAGGGACGCCGAGCGCCAGCAGCGCCGCGAGGAGCGCCGGCGCCAGCGCAGCGGGCAGGGGCGCGGCAGGGCGCCAGGCTAG
- the zapD gene encoding cell division protein ZapD — translation MILYEYPFNERLRTYLRLEHLLRRLAELIPRSHPLDHHYALATIFEVMDVAARADLKTDLLKDLDKQRAVFEGYRGIPSIAEDALESVLGQLQHCFAMLNGQSGKAGQALLDSDWLASVRTRMGIPGGTCSFDLPAYHAWQHQSAERRQHDLQIWAGTLAPLADSVYLLLHLLRDSGTAQKVAAERGQFQQNLPAGRTFQLLRLRMDPSLRLIPEISGNRLIVSVRLLQHDGDGKLVTSTQDTAFELTLCA, via the coding sequence GTGATCCTGTACGAATATCCCTTCAACGAACGTCTGAGAACCTATCTGCGGCTGGAGCACCTGCTGAGGCGTCTGGCCGAGTTGATCCCACGCAGCCACCCGCTGGACCACCATTACGCGCTGGCGACCATCTTCGAAGTCATGGACGTGGCGGCGCGCGCCGACCTCAAGACCGACCTGCTCAAGGACCTGGACAAGCAGCGCGCGGTGTTTGAAGGCTACCGCGGCATTCCCTCGATTGCCGAGGACGCGCTGGAATCCGTGCTCGGCCAGTTGCAGCATTGCTTTGCCATGCTCAACGGCCAGAGCGGCAAGGCCGGCCAGGCGCTGCTCGACAGCGACTGGCTCGCCAGCGTGCGCACCCGCATGGGCATACCCGGCGGCACCTGCAGCTTTGATCTGCCCGCCTACCACGCCTGGCAGCACCAGAGCGCCGAGCGGCGCCAGCACGACCTGCAGATCTGGGCCGGTACGCTCGCGCCGCTGGCCGATTCGGTCTATCTGCTGCTGCACCTGCTGCGCGACTCCGGCACCGCGCAGAAGGTGGCGGCCGAGCGCGGCCAGTTCCAGCAGAACCTGCCGGCCGGACGCACCTTCCAGCTGCTGCGCCTGCGCATGGACCCCTCGCTGCGGCTGATTCCCGAGATCAGCGGCAACCGGCTGATCGTTTCGGTGCGCTTGCTGCAGCACGACGGCGATGGCAAACTGGTGACTTCCACCCAGGACACGGCGTTCGAGCTGACCCTTTGCGCCTGA
- a CDS encoding thiamine pyrophosphate-binding protein, giving the protein MSETTTPPARTGAQLLVDQLRVQGVGQLFCVPGESYLAVLDALHGGAIRVIVCRQEGGAAMMAEAQGKLTGRPGICFVTRGPGIANAMAGIHVAQQDSTPLIVFVGQIAREAMHRDAFQEVDYPALFSQFAKWAVQIDDARRIPELVARAFHVAMNGRPGPVVVALPEDMLTDSVSVPDALPCAALEIAPDAPALDVLAAQLRKAERPMVLVGGSRWSAQAVQDLAAFAGRWQLPVATTFRRQMLFPADHPGHAGMLGIGTNPRLLQRIRAADLVLALGTRLGDVPSQGYALWDIPVPGQALIHVHASAEELGRLYQPRLAIHATPQAMAGALAQLAAPCAPPWTEHTRQAHADELAWSDPRSITIPGRLQMGAVMQHLREALPADTIVCNGAGNFTTWVHRFWPFTRWASQLAPVCGSMGYGLPAALGAKSLWPAREVLAFAGDGDFLMHGQEFATAVQYALPIVVIVLDNGMYGTIRMHQERHYPGRVSATELQNPDFCAYSQAFGGHGERVERTEDFAPALARARASGKPALIHCLIDPQAITPGTTLDALRRSARSGSTD; this is encoded by the coding sequence ATGTCCGAAACAACCACCCCGCCCGCCCGCACCGGCGCACAGCTGCTCGTGGACCAGTTGCGCGTGCAAGGTGTCGGGCAGCTGTTCTGCGTGCCTGGCGAAAGCTATCTGGCCGTGCTCGACGCGCTGCACGGCGGCGCCATCCGCGTCATCGTCTGCCGCCAGGAAGGCGGCGCGGCGATGATGGCCGAGGCCCAGGGCAAGCTCACCGGGCGGCCCGGCATCTGCTTCGTCACGCGCGGGCCGGGCATCGCCAATGCCATGGCGGGCATCCATGTCGCGCAGCAGGATTCCACGCCGCTGATCGTCTTCGTTGGCCAGATCGCGCGCGAGGCCATGCACCGCGACGCCTTCCAGGAGGTGGACTACCCGGCGCTGTTCAGCCAATTCGCCAAGTGGGCGGTGCAAATCGACGACGCGCGGCGCATCCCGGAGCTGGTGGCACGGGCCTTTCACGTGGCCATGAACGGCCGCCCCGGCCCCGTCGTCGTGGCGCTGCCCGAGGACATGCTGACCGACAGCGTCAGCGTGCCCGACGCCCTGCCCTGCGCGGCGCTGGAGATCGCCCCCGATGCCCCCGCGCTGGATGTGCTGGCGGCGCAGCTGCGCAAGGCCGAGCGCCCCATGGTGCTGGTCGGCGGCAGCCGCTGGTCGGCGCAGGCGGTGCAAGACCTCGCCGCCTTTGCCGGGCGCTGGCAGCTGCCCGTGGCCACCACCTTCCGCCGCCAGATGCTGTTTCCCGCAGACCACCCCGGCCACGCAGGCATGCTCGGCATAGGCACGAACCCGCGGCTGCTGCAGCGCATCAGGGCAGCCGACCTGGTCCTGGCGCTAGGCACCCGCCTGGGCGACGTGCCCTCGCAAGGCTATGCGCTGTGGGACATTCCCGTGCCCGGCCAGGCCCTCATCCACGTGCATGCCAGCGCCGAAGAGCTGGGCCGGCTCTATCAGCCACGTCTGGCCATCCACGCCACGCCGCAGGCAATGGCCGGCGCGCTGGCACAACTTGCGGCGCCCTGCGCGCCGCCCTGGACCGAACACACCCGGCAGGCGCACGCCGACGAGCTGGCATGGAGCGATCCGCGCAGCATCACCATTCCGGGGCGGCTGCAGATGGGCGCCGTCATGCAGCACCTGCGCGAGGCGCTGCCCGCGGACACCATCGTCTGCAACGGCGCGGGCAATTTCACCACCTGGGTACACCGCTTCTGGCCCTTCACCCGCTGGGCCAGCCAGCTCGCACCGGTGTGCGGCTCCATGGGCTATGGGCTGCCCGCGGCACTGGGCGCCAAGAGTCTGTGGCCCGCGCGCGAGGTGCTGGCCTTCGCCGGTGATGGCGACTTTCTGATGCACGGGCAGGAGTTCGCCACGGCCGTGCAGTACGCGCTGCCCATCGTCGTCATCGTGCTGGACAACGGCATGTACGGCACGATACGCATGCACCAGGAGCGCCACTACCCCGGCCGCGTCAGCGCCACCGAACTGCAGAATCCAGACTTTTGCGCCTATTCCCAGGCCTTTGGCGGGCATGGCGAGCGCGTCGAGCGCACCGAGGACTTCGCCCCCGCACTGGCCCGCGCGCGCGCCAGCGGCAAGCCGGCGCTGATCCACTGCCTGATCGATCCACAGGCGATCACGCCCGGCACCACGCTCGATGCGTTGCGCCGCAGCGCCCGAAGCGGGAGCACCGACTGA
- a CDS encoding LytR/AlgR family response regulator transcription factor, protein MNTPAVRALIAEDEPLLAQALRQALARAWPQLTVVATVGDGLAAVREALALRPEVLFFDIRMPGQSGLEAAAELFDAWPAAQRLPLLVFTTAYDQYAVQAFEAQASDYLLKPIQDERLRKTVHKLQQALAAPAGLPGDEDTVLRQLRALLAQPPAAARQPGATPARPLKVLQAGSGQSVQLVPVAQVLYFEAADKYVRVLTAEREHLLRTPLKELAAQLDPDEFWQIHRGTLVRVSAIRAALRDEAGRITLELHQRPERLAVSRVYAPLFKAM, encoded by the coding sequence ATGAACACACCCGCCGTACGCGCCCTGATCGCCGAGGACGAGCCCCTGCTCGCACAGGCGCTGCGGCAGGCGCTGGCCCGTGCCTGGCCGCAGCTCACGGTGGTGGCGACGGTGGGCGACGGCCTGGCCGCCGTGCGCGAGGCGCTGGCGCTGCGCCCCGAGGTGCTGTTCTTCGACATCCGCATGCCCGGCCAGAGCGGACTGGAGGCCGCGGCCGAGCTCTTCGACGCCTGGCCCGCGGCGCAGCGCCTGCCGCTGCTGGTCTTCACCACCGCCTACGACCAGTACGCAGTGCAGGCCTTCGAGGCGCAGGCCAGCGACTACCTGCTCAAACCGATACAGGACGAGCGCCTGCGCAAGACGGTGCACAAGCTGCAGCAGGCACTGGCCGCGCCGGCCGGCCTGCCGGGCGACGAAGACACGGTGCTGCGCCAGCTGCGCGCGCTGCTGGCGCAGCCACCCGCGGCAGCCCGGCAGCCGGGCGCCACGCCGGCGCGCCCGCTCAAGGTGCTGCAGGCGGGCAGCGGCCAGTCCGTGCAACTGGTGCCGGTGGCGCAGGTGCTGTACTTCGAGGCGGCCGACAAATACGTGCGCGTGCTCACCGCCGAGCGCGAGCATCTGCTGCGCACCCCGCTCAAGGAGCTTGCGGCGCAACTCGACCCCGACGAGTTCTGGCAGATCCACCGCGGCACGCTGGTGCGCGTGAGCGCCATCCGCGCCGCGCTGCGCGACGAGGCCGGGCGCATCACGCTGGAACTGCACCAACGGCCCGAACGCCTGGCCGTCAGCCGCGTGTACGCGCCGCTGTTCAAGGCCATGTAG
- a CDS encoding 2TM domain-containing protein yields MRQTATEDGRIERLARRRAGAKLGWLIHALVYVCVNAALALLTWHTKQSWALYPLAGWGLGLAIHGLAVWLGSGTGLHERLLQAERDKLARTPRI; encoded by the coding sequence ATGAGGCAAACCGCCACCGAAGACGGGCGCATCGAGCGCCTGGCACGCCGGCGCGCCGGGGCCAAGCTGGGTTGGCTGATTCACGCACTGGTCTATGTCTGTGTCAACGCCGCCCTGGCGCTGCTCACCTGGCACACCAAGCAGTCCTGGGCGCTGTATCCGCTGGCCGGCTGGGGCCTGGGGCTGGCGATCCACGGCCTGGCGGTCTGGCTGGGCAGCGGCACCGGGCTGCACGAGCGCCTGCTGCAGGCCGAACGCGATAAGCTTGCGCGCACCCCGCGCATCTGA
- a CDS encoding MFS transporter has translation MPETPAMNADPAHAPQARAAPWMLLALVGAFALSQAFRTVAAIMAPPLQADFGLNARQLGVFSGAFHFAFGAMQLFMGISIDLYGVRRTILGAFPLCIAGALISALAPGYLPLTLAQVLIGLGCAPAFLVCTVFIARHFAPQRFATVSGMAMSLGTLGMLFTGTPLAWVIERGSWRAGFWVLAALALLAWLWIWRSVFEPPPRAAAASVPAESPGQALGRFAALFLLPHTWGIVVLASTSYAALITLRGLWMGPMLVARHGYSLVQSGNVAVALSLLALFGPLLFGRLDPGPARRRRWLVGWTLASAALFALLALGRLAWLDIACMLAIGLASGYIVLQYADVRIAYAPQMTGRAMAAFTMAMFMGVALMQWATGAIATWAADAGADPYTVVMGCIALWLALSAAGFALLPQPRAPAP, from the coding sequence ATGCCCGAGACACCCGCGATGAACGCCGATCCGGCGCATGCCCCGCAGGCGCGCGCGGCGCCGTGGATGCTGCTGGCGCTGGTGGGCGCGTTTGCGCTGAGCCAGGCGTTTCGCACCGTGGCGGCCATCATGGCGCCGCCGCTGCAGGCCGACTTCGGGCTGAACGCGCGCCAGCTCGGCGTGTTCTCCGGCGCGTTTCACTTCGCCTTCGGCGCGATGCAGCTGTTCATGGGCATCAGCATCGACCTCTATGGCGTGCGCCGCACCATCCTCGGGGCGTTTCCGCTGTGCATCGCCGGCGCGCTGATCTCGGCGCTCGCGCCGGGCTATCTGCCGCTGACGCTGGCGCAGGTGCTGATCGGGCTGGGCTGCGCGCCGGCCTTCCTGGTGTGCACCGTCTTCATTGCACGCCACTTTGCGCCGCAGCGCTTTGCCACCGTCTCCGGCATGGCGATGTCGCTGGGCACGCTGGGCATGCTGTTCACCGGCACGCCGCTGGCCTGGGTGATAGAGCGTGGCTCGTGGCGCGCCGGCTTCTGGGTTCTGGCGGCGCTGGCGCTGCTGGCCTGGCTGTGGATCTGGCGCTCGGTCTTCGAACCCCCGCCGCGCGCGGCTGCCGCCAGCGTACCGGCCGAGTCGCCCGGCCAGGCGCTCGGCCGCTTCGCCGCGCTCTTCCTGCTGCCCCACACCTGGGGCATCGTGGTGCTGGCCAGCACCAGCTATGCGGCCCTGATCACGCTGCGCGGGCTGTGGATGGGGCCGATGCTGGTCGCGCGCCACGGCTACAGCCTGGTGCAAAGCGGCAACGTGGCGGTGGCGCTGTCGCTGCTGGCGCTCTTCGGCCCGCTGCTGTTCGGGCGCCTGGACCCCGGCCCGGCGCGGCGCCGGCGCTGGCTGGTGGGCTGGACGCTCGCCAGCGCCGCGCTGTTTGCGCTGCTGGCGCTGGGGCGTCTGGCCTGGCTCGACATCGCCTGCATGCTGGCCATAGGGCTGGCCAGCGGCTACATCGTGCTGCAATACGCCGACGTGCGCATCGCCTATGCGCCGCAGATGACCGGCCGGGCCATGGCCGCCTTCACCATGGCCATGTTCATGGGCGTGGCGCTGATGCAATGGGCCACCGGTGCGATCGCCACCTGGGCCGCGGACGCGGGGGCCGATCCCTACACCGTGGTCATGGGCTGCATCGCGCTGTGGCTGGCGCTGTCGGCCGCCGGTTTTGCGCTGCTGCCGCAGCCGCGCGCACCCGCACCCTAG
- a CDS encoding Rieske 2Fe-2S domain-containing protein, which yields MDRRCFTQWCSGALLGPGLTGWAAALEDYPRTLLVHPDGAPLKATEVGTEEAMVFAYPLKGVPCYLINLGERSAATGPLASPDDGDYSNPPGVGPKGKLVAFVAICTHQLSYPTPAASYLRYAASGSELGGGPGRIVCCAHGSVYDPAHGAAPVSGPSQYPLLPVRLEHDAASDRLFATGAVGRNFFARFFQNFKGELIERHGPGVYRQEVEGDAVTVPLSTYSRLVPAC from the coding sequence ATGGATCGCAGATGTTTCACGCAGTGGTGCTCGGGCGCGCTGCTGGGACCGGGCCTGACGGGCTGGGCCGCGGCGCTCGAAGACTATCCCCGCACCCTCCTGGTGCACCCCGACGGCGCGCCGCTGAAGGCGACCGAGGTGGGCACCGAAGAGGCGATGGTGTTTGCCTACCCGCTCAAGGGCGTGCCGTGCTATCTCATCAACCTGGGCGAGCGCAGCGCCGCCACCGGGCCGCTGGCATCGCCCGACGATGGCGACTACAGCAACCCGCCGGGCGTGGGCCCGAAAGGCAAGCTCGTGGCCTTCGTGGCGATCTGCACGCACCAGCTCAGCTACCCGACGCCGGCCGCCAGCTATCTGCGCTACGCCGCGTCCGGCAGCGAGCTTGGCGGCGGGCCGGGGCGCATCGTCTGCTGCGCGCACGGCAGCGTCTACGACCCGGCGCATGGCGCCGCGCCCGTCTCCGGCCCGTCGCAGTACCCCTTGCTGCCAGTGCGCCTGGAGCACGACGCGGCCAGCGACCGGCTGTTTGCCACCGGCGCGGTCGGGCGCAACTTCTTCGCGCGCTTTTTCCAGAATTTCAAGGGCGAGCTGATCGAACGCCATGGCCCCGGCGTCTACCGCCAGGAAGTCGAGGGCGATGCGGTCACCGTGCCGCTGAGTACCTATTCGCGCCTGGTGCCGGCCTGTTGA